The genomic region AATTTTTATTTCATAGGGAGAATAATCTGGCTGAGTGTATATAATTTTAATTCCTTCTTTTACATATTCCACATTCAATTTTTCTTTTAAATAAGAAATTTCTCCTTCTTTTATTCCAACATTTACATTTTGAACTCTTACCTTACCGTAAAGGGAAGGATTTTTAATCTGTGTAAGGGGAATATTCTGTAACCAGTAAGGATTTATATCTGCTTCTGAAGAATTTCTTCCCATTATAAAAAATCCAAAGGTATCTATGCTTGAATTTACATTTAAATATTCATCCAGTCCTGAACCTGAAAGGGAGAAAGGAATTTCTATTTCAAAATGTCTTTCCTCTCCAATCTCTGATATAGCAAAATTTAAATTTAAAGGATGGGATTGACCCTGCTGACCACCTGTAAAATAGGGAATAAATGTTGCGGTAAAAGAAGAACCTGATTGCTGGAATTTAATCTCACCTTCTGAAGTATTTGGTGAGGGTGGAAATTTTCCATCAGCATTATCATCAAAGATAATTCTTATGTAATCTGAACCTGAAGTTGTATCTTTTACCTTTATCCCTAAATATAAGGCATTTTCAGAATTTTTTATATAAAGAAAAGATTCCTGAATATTTCTTTTTCCGCCTATTTTTAAATAATCTGAAATATCAAGAATATATGCTGAGGACCATTCGTTGGGCTCTATTATGCCATCTATTGTTGGGGGAACACTTGAAAAAGGTGAGTTTAAAAAGTTTATTAATTCATAAGAAAAGAGTTTTTGTTTTAAAGTATCATTTTTGAACATCTGTTCACTTAAAGATGTTATGTAAGCATTTATATTATAGATACCATTAGAAAATTTGGTCTTGTAAACTGGAAAACTGTAAAAACTTGAACTTCCTGGAGATAAAGTAAGTCCCTGAATCTGGTATTCATATACAGGAATGGAAAGGGAATCTATCCTGAGTGTTAAATTAAAATTTTGTGAATAAAAACCCCTATTTGATACATATATGATAGGATTGATTAAACTGTCCTTTTTAATTATGAGAGGGAAATTTGAAGAATCCACTGAAATGTTATAAACTGGAACAACAGCAAGGTCAGCGTAAAAGTTGTTATTTAAATAGGTGATTCCTGTAACAGATACATAAGTGGTATTAAAATTATAATCCTTTGAATCAGGAATTGTATAGTTATCAAAGGATTTTTTATTGGTTGAACCTGGAAAAGGATCTTTTGGGTCACCTGGGTTATTATTTTTTTCAAGGTCCCAGTTTCCGTCAGCCTGTTCAAGGGCAACTTTATAGTGTCCAAAACTTGTATGTCCTGGATACCATTCATTTCTGTTATTTGGCTGGTTTTCATCTATATGAAATATTAAAAGACCTTCTCCTGGCAAATAGGAGTCAAATTTTATTTTTTTTCTGTATTCAACGAGAAAGTATTGTGGAGAGTTTGCACCATTTGTCCATAATCTGTAAGCAATAGGAGAGTTTTCAACAGGTAAAAAAAGAGCATTATTTATAATACTTGTAACATTTGTTGGTGAAAGGAAACCCAATTTATATTTACACCATACATCAAAATGGACAGGAGTTCTTCCATTATTACCCCAGGAACCTCCTGCCATCATGGACCAGTTTCCAAGTCCTTCAGAAGAATAATCTGTATCATAAAGGTCAGGGAGTCCTAAAACATGTCCGTATTCATGACCAAAAACACCCATCCTCCCATTTTCAGGTTCCATTGAGTATCTGTATGCTATAACACCATCTACTTGCACCCCGCCAGGAATAACCCAGGCATGTGACCATATATCATTTGGATTTCCTGTTTCTTCAGCTCCTGGACCAGCATGAACTATAAAAAGTCCATCAATATAACCATCGTTATTTCTATCAAACTGTGAGAAATCCACATAAGGGTCAGCAGCAAGCACTGCATCTCTTGCAAGTCCCTGAGCATTTCTTGGGTATGAACCAAAACCGTATTGACCATCAACATAGTAGGAGTAAGTTTGTGGCATCATTAACCAGTTTGAAACCCATCCCTTTATAAAGAAATTTCCATAGGAATTTTCAAGATAGTAGTCTGTAAGTGAGCCAGTAGAGTATGTTCCAACTGAAAAGAGCATATCCTCAAAGTGTGTGACAGTTGAATCGGCTAAATTATCTGTAAATTCAACAAGAATTACAGGAACATTGGCTGTATCTTGCTGTTTCATTAAAAT from candidate division WOR-3 bacterium harbors:
- a CDS encoding M6 family metalloprotease domain-containing protein, translating into MKILITFIFLMPPHPNLKNKLTKENWDKMVKVLKEAREKGVNQPDYENLEKFRIRILMKQQDTANVPVILVEFTDNLADSTVTHFEDMLFSVGTYSTGSLTDYYLENSYGNFFIKGWVSNWLMMPQTYSYYVDGQYGFGSYPRNAQGLARDAVLAADPYVDFSQFDRNNDGYIDGLFIVHAGPGAEETGNPNDIWSHAWVIPGGVQVDGVIAYRYSMEPENGRMGVFGHEYGHVLGLPDLYDTDYSSEGLGNWSMMAGGSWGNNGRTPVHFDVWCKYKLGFLSPTNVTSIINNALFLPVENSPIAYRLWTNGANSPQYFLVEYRKKIKFDSYLPGEGLLIFHIDENQPNNRNEWYPGHTSFGHYKVALEQADGNWDLEKNNNPGDPKDPFPGSTNKKSFDNYTIPDSKDYNFNTTYVSVTGITYLNNNFYADLAVVPVYNISVDSSNFPLIIKKDSLINPIIYVSNRGFYSQNFNLTLRIDSLSIPVYEYQIQGLTLSPGSSSFYSFPVYKTKFSNGIYNINAYITSLSEQMFKNDTLKQKLFSYELINFLNSPFSSVPPTIDGIIEPNEWSSAYILDISDYLKIGGKRNIQESFLYIKNSENALYLGIKVKDTTSGSDYIRIIFDDNADGKFPPSPNTSEGEIKFQQSGSSFTATFIPYFTGGQQGQSHPLNLNFAISEIGEERHFEIEIPFSLSGSGLDEYLNVNSSIDTFGFFIMGRNSSEADINPYWLQNIPLTQIKNPSLYGKVRVQNVNVGIKEGEISYLKEKLNVEYVKEGIKIIYTQPDYSPYEIKILDLTGRILFKTKVKNKKLTKFLPYKESKKGIYFVIIEKEKGKLKRKFIIN